One part of the Methylobacterium terrae genome encodes these proteins:
- the tyrS gene encoding tyrosine--tRNA ligase, with protein sequence MAAPTDFAPRSDFLRVLLERGYVHQCSDFAGVDEAAREGRLTAYVGYDCTAPSLHIGHLLSIMMLHWLQATGGKPVALMGGGTTRVGDPSGRDESRKILTLDQIEANKAEIGKTFSRFLDFGAGSNAALMADNAEWLTTLNYIEMLRDVGRHFSVNRMLSMDSVRLRLERDQELSFLEFNYMILQAYDFAELNRRYGVTLQMGGSDQWGNIVTGIDLGRRLGTPQLHALTCPLMTTASGAKMGKTASGAVWLNPDMLSPYDYWQFWRNTEDADVGRFLRLFTLMPLDEVARLEGLGGQEINEAKKVLATEATALLHGREAADAAAETARRTFEEGALAQSLPTVEVSRAAIEAGLGVLSAFGPEHAALVPSTSEARRQVKSGGLKVNDAPVTDERAVIGAGDVTPEGVVKLSFGRKKHVLLRVV encoded by the coding sequence ATGGCCGCGCCCACCGACTTCGCGCCGCGTTCCGACTTCCTCCGCGTCCTCCTGGAGCGCGGCTACGTCCACCAATGCTCCGATTTCGCGGGCGTGGACGAGGCCGCCCGCGAGGGCCGGCTGACGGCCTATGTCGGCTACGATTGCACGGCGCCGTCGCTGCATATCGGCCACCTGCTCTCGATCATGATGCTGCACTGGCTCCAGGCGACCGGCGGCAAGCCGGTGGCGCTGATGGGCGGCGGCACCACCCGGGTCGGCGATCCGTCGGGCCGCGACGAGAGCCGCAAGATCCTGACGCTCGACCAGATCGAGGCCAACAAGGCCGAGATCGGCAAGACCTTCTCGCGCTTCCTCGATTTCGGCGCCGGTTCGAACGCGGCGCTCATGGCCGACAACGCCGAGTGGCTGACCACCCTCAACTACATCGAGATGCTGCGCGACGTCGGCCGGCATTTCTCGGTCAACCGGATGCTGTCGATGGACAGCGTGCGGCTCAGGCTGGAGCGCGACCAGGAGCTGTCGTTCCTGGAATTCAACTACATGATCCTGCAGGCCTACGACTTCGCCGAGCTGAACCGCCGCTACGGCGTGACGCTGCAGATGGGCGGCTCGGACCAGTGGGGCAACATCGTCACCGGCATCGATCTCGGCCGGCGCCTCGGCACGCCCCAGCTCCACGCCCTGACCTGCCCGCTGATGACGACGGCCTCGGGCGCCAAGATGGGCAAGACGGCCTCGGGCGCGGTCTGGCTCAACCCGGACATGCTGAGCCCGTACGATTACTGGCAGTTCTGGCGCAACACCGAGGACGCGGATGTCGGCCGCTTCCTGCGCCTGTTCACCCTGATGCCGCTCGACGAGGTGGCGCGGCTCGAAGGCCTCGGCGGCCAGGAGATCAACGAGGCCAAGAAGGTGCTGGCGACCGAGGCCACCGCCCTTCTGCACGGCCGCGAGGCGGCGGACGCCGCCGCCGAGACCGCGCGGCGCACCTTCGAGGAGGGCGCGCTCGCCCAGAGCCTGCCGACCGTCGAGGTCTCCCGCGCCGCGATCGAGGCGGGCCTCGGCGTGCTCTCGGCCTTCGGGCCGGAGCACGCGGCCCTCGTCCCATCGACCAGCGAGGCGCGCCGGCAGGTCAAGAGCGGCGGGCTCAAGGTCAACGACGCCCCCGTCACCGACGAGCGCGCGGTGATCGGCGCGGGCGACGTGACTCCGGAGGGCGTGGTGAAGCTGTCCTTCGGCCGCAAGAAGCACGTGCTGCTGCGGGTGGTGTGA
- a CDS encoding disulfide bond formation protein B, protein MDQALPARGLVTRLTAPRPAALLVLVGAAATVGGALIFQHGLGYVPCKLCLTERQPYYLALPLLAAALLLPRRLAGGLLGLVALIFLVGTGLGAYHAGAEWGFWPGPSDCGGGTGPAPAGVDDFLKSLEATRPVDCTAASWRFLGISLAGYNALIALGLAALAGTGAWRALRRA, encoded by the coding sequence ATGGATCAAGCGCTTCCGGCGCGCGGCCTCGTCACGCGGCTCACCGCGCCCCGGCCGGCGGCGCTTCTGGTACTCGTCGGCGCCGCCGCCACCGTCGGCGGCGCGCTGATCTTCCAGCACGGGCTCGGCTACGTGCCGTGCAAGCTCTGCCTGACCGAGCGCCAGCCCTACTACCTCGCCCTGCCGCTGCTCGCCGCCGCGCTGCTGCTGCCGCGACGCCTCGCGGGCGGGCTGCTCGGCCTGGTGGCACTCATCTTCCTGGTCGGGACCGGGCTCGGCGCCTACCATGCCGGGGCCGAGTGGGGCTTCTGGCCCGGGCCGAGCGATTGCGGCGGCGGCACCGGTCCGGCGCCGGCCGGCGTCGACGACTTCCTGAAATCCCTCGAGGCGACCCGGCCGGTCGATTGCACGGCCGCTTCCTGGCGCTTCCTCGGGATCTCGCTCGCCGGCTACAACGCCCTGATCGCGCTGGGGCTGGCGGCCCTCGCGGGAACCGGCGCGTGGCGGGCCCTGCGCCGCGCCTGA
- a CDS encoding YqaA family protein produces MLRRLYEWILALAARPSAPYALGAVSFAESSFFPIPPDVMLVPMAVTQPEKAWTYALIATLTSVAGGIAGYAIGALLYDSLGAWLFHLYGLDKGADAFREAYAHYGHWVILLKGLTPIPYKLVTITSGFAGYDLFWFIVLSLITRGARFFILAGLVGRYGVGIRTVLDRHLNAVAAVFGAVCILGFVGFRYLF; encoded by the coding sequence ATGTTGCGCCGCCTCTACGAGTGGATCCTCGCGCTCGCCGCGCGCCCGTCGGCTCCCTACGCGCTCGGCGCGGTCTCCTTCGCCGAGAGCTCGTTCTTCCCGATCCCGCCGGACGTGATGCTGGTGCCGATGGCGGTGACCCAGCCCGAGAAGGCCTGGACCTACGCGCTGATCGCGACGCTGACCTCGGTGGCGGGCGGGATCGCCGGCTACGCCATCGGGGCGCTGCTCTACGATTCGCTCGGCGCCTGGCTCTTCCACCTCTACGGACTCGACAAGGGCGCGGACGCCTTCCGGGAGGCCTACGCGCATTACGGGCACTGGGTGATCCTGCTCAAGGGCCTGACCCCGATCCCCTACAAGCTCGTCACCATCACGTCGGGCTTCGCCGGCTACGACCTGTTCTGGTTCATCGTGCTGTCGCTGATCACCCGGGGTGCGCGGTTCTTCATCCTGGCGGGCCTCGTCGGCCGCTACGGCGTCGGCATCCGCACCGTCCTCGACCGGCACCTGAACGCGGTGGCGGCGGTGTTCGGGGCGGTCTGCATCCTCGGCTTCGTCGGCTTCCGCTACCTGTTCTGA